From a region of the Paenibacillus segetis genome:
- a CDS encoding ArsR/SmtB family transcription factor has protein sequence MLTKNISFAYNEALELIIAMGMVACEEQMEEVAKEYKFELDPLATDFHQEAREQLSPHALRELEFFFKYNFLHKALDFGFYLSICDCPKIQSAEEWIAELDQIPADKIMAGMVYGVYHDKMDELLQGRDWEYWKEVQRDLPALIELVKATEPHPEVAGAFEPLLECLTHPLEAKHRYMQVIRQFYQDAYKPWAKRIKDLSEASALHYGDSFKEEPETFIRETNKSEPALYDLPTIFHISFLSQVSNHLIYSNNGQHAWVIFGIHNDRVFGPDADREKVELFFKALSDKRRMDFVSLLRVQPRYGAELAAELGITPAAVNYHANFLFFLDLLEMKRSDHRMYYHLKTERLRELLALTSKVLLDE, from the coding sequence ATGCTTACGAAAAATATATCATTTGCCTACAACGAGGCGCTGGAACTGATTATAGCTATGGGTATGGTTGCTTGTGAAGAACAAATGGAAGAGGTGGCCAAAGAATATAAGTTTGAATTGGACCCACTCGCAACTGACTTCCATCAAGAGGCTAGGGAGCAGCTATCGCCACATGCACTCCGAGAGCTAGAGTTTTTCTTCAAATATAACTTTCTACATAAAGCACTTGATTTTGGTTTCTACTTATCCATCTGTGATTGTCCAAAGATCCAATCTGCTGAAGAATGGATTGCAGAGCTGGATCAGATTCCGGCAGACAAAATTATGGCAGGAATGGTCTATGGTGTGTATCACGATAAGATGGATGAGCTGCTACAAGGACGAGATTGGGAGTATTGGAAGGAAGTTCAGCGAGACCTACCAGCACTTATTGAGTTGGTAAAAGCAACAGAACCACATCCGGAAGTTGCCGGAGCCTTCGAACCACTTCTGGAATGCCTTACCCATCCACTTGAAGCCAAACATCGCTATATGCAGGTGATCCGGCAGTTTTACCAAGATGCATATAAACCTTGGGCGAAACGGATTAAGGATCTGTCGGAGGCATCGGCCCTTCACTATGGTGACTCTTTCAAAGAAGAACCAGAGACTTTTATCCGAGAAACGAACAAGAGTGAGCCGGCACTCTATGATTTACCGACCATTTTTCATATTAGTTTTTTATCACAAGTGTCGAATCATTTGATTTATTCCAATAACGGTCAACATGCCTGGGTTATTTTTGGGATCCATAACGATCGTGTATTTGGACCTGACGCCGATCGTGAGAAGGTAGAGTTATTCTTTAAAGCTCTCTCGGATAAGAGACGAATGGATTTTGTCTCATTATTGCGGGTACAACCTCGGTATGGAGCAGAGCTTGCAGCTGAACTAGGCATTACACCGGCCGCGGTGAATTATCATGCCAACTTCTTGTTCTTTCTGGACCTTTTAGAAATGAAGCGATCGGATCATCGGATGTATTACCACTTGAAGACAGAAAGACTGCGGGAGCTTCTGGCGTTAACGTCCAAAGTCCTGCTGGATGAATAG
- a CDS encoding glycoside hydrolase family 3 protein: MTDANNNYPYQNHNLPLEDRVNDLISRFTLEEKIELMCQYQAEIPRLGVKKYKHGTEGAHGIAWLGEATVFPQNTGLACTWNPELMHNIGSVIGDEARIYFQRDPAINGLTVWAPTVDMERDPRWGRTEEAYGEDPHLTGRLSTELVKGMQGDHPFYYKTVATLKHFYGNNNEIDRGSASVSIDPRNKWEYYLKAFEPAFREGGAGSMMTAYNGINGTPCNLNHEVNEIVKGRWGMDGFVVGDAGDVLGTVMDHGYLQSYAEAVAGSIKAGIDSITDDQDISLRAIRDALEQGLLEEGDLDHALRNTFRVRFRLGEFDPAEVNPYSHVPESKLCAPEHAAMSLTAARESIVLLKNDGLLPLRHEASPVAVIGPLADEALTDWYSGTPAYRVTPLQGIKQKVDEKSVHFNSGLDCIIIRSKATGKYVGISGSGEKAALIADRLDIQDAEVFERTDWGWGSVTLRSLSLGKFVTETDEGDLTATAEYAKGWFVKEVFGFDESNNGSFSMKSWEGKPIVLNEEQQLIRGGESVTSVATENEFIIEVVQDGIREAVQAAKSSEHAIVIVGNNPFINGKETTDRPDITLPSYQQKLIRAVYEANPNTVVVIVGSYPFAVNWENEHIPSIIYTSHAGQELGHAVADVLFGDYNPAGRLNMTWYKSVSQLPDLMDYDIIKGKRTYQYFDGEVLYPFGHGLSYSSFQYSGVSLDRTLINSDESVEVSVNVRNASKLAGDEVVQLYVSADASRVERPRKTLRGFRRLHLQAGEEETVVFELKASDLEFWDVTRGRYCVESGNYTLMLGSSSKDITAKTTLSVEGEVIPPRYLGDEVRAVNYDDYHQVYIDECREGGESVRTVNGEGWISFHDVDFGNGASKFEARVSGHIPGGEIIITLDVNDHKGQTVGKCIVPPTGGRQAWTTVSLPVEGLSGRHNVFLTLNGEVQISWFRLV, translated from the coding sequence ATGACGGATGCGAATAACAATTATCCTTATCAGAATCACAACTTACCGCTAGAAGATCGAGTGAATGATTTGATCTCTCGTTTTACACTGGAAGAAAAAATAGAGTTAATGTGTCAATATCAGGCCGAAATTCCTAGGCTAGGTGTGAAGAAATACAAACACGGTACAGAGGGCGCTCATGGCATTGCCTGGCTTGGTGAAGCTACTGTCTTCCCACAGAATACAGGACTCGCGTGTACTTGGAATCCTGAGCTTATGCACAACATCGGTTCGGTGATCGGTGATGAAGCGCGGATATACTTCCAGCGTGATCCGGCTATCAATGGACTCACTGTTTGGGCACCAACCGTAGATATGGAGCGTGATCCACGTTGGGGGCGGACAGAAGAAGCTTATGGCGAGGACCCTCATTTAACAGGGAGATTGTCAACTGAGCTTGTGAAAGGCATGCAAGGAGATCATCCGTTTTACTACAAAACGGTTGCTACTTTGAAGCATTTCTACGGGAACAACAATGAAATCGACCGGGGAAGCGCTTCAGTAAGTATCGATCCACGGAATAAGTGGGAGTATTACTTGAAGGCATTCGAGCCAGCATTTCGCGAGGGCGGAGCCGGATCGATGATGACGGCTTATAACGGAATCAACGGAACACCTTGTAACCTGAACCATGAAGTGAACGAGATCGTTAAGGGCAGATGGGGCATGGATGGATTTGTGGTTGGTGATGCAGGGGACGTACTTGGAACCGTTATGGATCACGGCTATTTACAGTCTTATGCAGAAGCGGTTGCGGGCTCGATCAAAGCAGGGATAGACAGTATTACGGATGATCAGGATATTTCTTTGCGGGCCATTCGTGATGCACTAGAGCAGGGTTTACTAGAAGAAGGAGATTTGGATCACGCGTTACGCAATACATTTCGTGTGCGTTTCCGGCTTGGTGAATTTGATCCTGCTGAGGTTAATCCTTATAGTCATGTGCCTGAATCCAAACTTTGTGCTCCTGAACATGCAGCAATGTCATTAACAGCAGCACGCGAATCGATCGTGTTATTAAAAAATGACGGCTTATTGCCGTTACGACATGAGGCTTCACCTGTAGCTGTAATTGGTCCGTTGGCAGATGAAGCGCTCACAGATTGGTATAGCGGTACGCCAGCATACCGAGTGACTCCGCTTCAGGGAATTAAGCAGAAAGTAGATGAGAAGTCAGTTCATTTCAACAGTGGGCTGGATTGCATTATTATTCGGTCCAAGGCAACCGGTAAGTATGTAGGCATATCAGGTTCTGGCGAAAAAGCGGCACTTATAGCTGATCGACTGGATATTCAAGACGCAGAGGTTTTTGAACGAACTGATTGGGGTTGGGGAAGTGTAACATTACGGTCATTAAGTCTAGGAAAGTTCGTTACGGAGACTGATGAAGGTGATTTGACTGCAACCGCTGAGTATGCCAAAGGTTGGTTTGTTAAAGAAGTCTTTGGGTTTGATGAGTCTAATAACGGTTCCTTCTCTATGAAATCTTGGGAAGGCAAGCCTATTGTTCTGAATGAGGAGCAACAATTGATTAGGGGCGGAGAAAGTGTAACCTCAGTGGCTACTGAAAATGAGTTCATTATAGAAGTGGTCCAAGACGGAATAAGGGAAGCGGTTCAAGCGGCAAAATCTTCGGAGCATGCTATCGTGATCGTCGGGAATAATCCCTTCATTAATGGTAAGGAGACGACGGACCGCCCTGACATTACGCTTCCTAGTTACCAACAGAAACTGATTCGGGCCGTATATGAAGCTAATCCGAATACAGTGGTTGTGATTGTTGGCAGCTACCCATTTGCAGTGAATTGGGAGAATGAGCATATTCCTTCTATTATATATACGTCACATGCAGGCCAAGAGCTGGGTCACGCGGTGGCTGATGTGTTATTTGGAGATTACAACCCGGCCGGAAGATTGAACATGACTTGGTATAAGTCGGTGTCGCAGCTCCCAGATCTGATGGATTACGATATTATCAAGGGCAAGAGAACCTATCAATATTTTGACGGAGAAGTACTATATCCATTTGGTCACGGCTTAAGTTATAGCAGTTTTCAATATAGTGGAGTGTCGCTGGATCGAACTTTGATTAACTCTGATGAGAGTGTAGAGGTGTCTGTAAACGTAAGGAATGCAAGTAAGTTAGCTGGAGATGAAGTAGTTCAGTTGTATGTTAGTGCGGATGCTTCACGAGTAGAACGGCCGCGAAAGACACTGAGAGGGTTTAGACGTTTGCATCTCCAAGCTGGAGAAGAAGAAACCGTAGTATTCGAGTTAAAAGCTTCAGATCTGGAATTTTGGGATGTAACTAGGGGTAGATATTGTGTTGAGAGTGGAAACTATACTTTGATGCTAGGCAGTTCTTCTAAGGATATTACTGCGAAGACTACATTGAGTGTTGAGGGGGAAGTCATTCCACCACGTTATTTGGGCGATGAAGTTAGAGCTGTTAATTACGACGATTATCATCAGGTCTATATCGATGAATGCCGTGAGGGTGGAGAAAGTGTACGTACGGTGAACGGTGAAGGCTGGATTTCATTCCATGATGTTGATTTTGGAAACGGGGCATCTAAGTTTGAGGCAAGAGTATCAGGGCATATCCCTGGTGGAGAAATAATCATCACTTTGGATGTAAATGACCACAAAGGTCAAACGGTTGGAAAGTGCATCGTTCCACCTACAGGTGGACGTCAGGCCTGGACGACGGTATCCCTCCCTGTGGAGGGATTGTCCGGTCGGCACAATGTCTTTTTGACGCTAAATGGTGAAGTTCAAATAAGTTGGTTCCGTTTGGTCTAG
- a CDS encoding AraC family transcriptional regulator — translation MDQATRRSLKESRNHGDERLPFGNYWLNLRPEEQVFDCHWHDEAEFFYCIEGETLFQVDTDYFPVHAGEAVFIDGGDIHAAHPLGNEGCSFFSFVFDSNFLSSAHYDAVQENLVLPLQERKSTFPRHIKREHDYELSLLDHIATIMTNCQEEFPGFEGAVKGHLYLMLSEITRQQISCNRISNNRIQSSKIERLKTVILYIQQNYEHPIRLSELADLIPMSEGQFCRFFKSMTRQTPIDYINAYRIRQAVELLRQPDKKISDIALEVGYDNISYFIRVFRKTMNSSPSEFRKNLLEQVHI, via the coding sequence TTGGATCAAGCTACTCGCCGTTCTTTAAAAGAAAGCCGTAATCATGGAGACGAGCGTCTCCCGTTTGGCAACTACTGGCTCAATTTAAGGCCGGAAGAACAGGTGTTTGACTGTCATTGGCACGATGAAGCTGAGTTCTTCTACTGCATTGAAGGCGAGACGCTATTTCAAGTCGATACAGACTACTTCCCCGTTCACGCCGGAGAAGCCGTGTTTATTGATGGCGGTGACATCCATGCGGCTCATCCCCTCGGAAATGAAGGTTGCTCTTTCTTTTCTTTTGTATTCGACAGTAACTTCTTATCAAGTGCACATTATGATGCTGTTCAGGAAAATTTGGTACTTCCTCTTCAGGAGCGTAAGTCAACCTTTCCTAGACACATCAAGCGTGAACATGATTATGAGCTTTCGCTTCTCGATCACATTGCAACGATCATGACCAATTGCCAAGAGGAGTTTCCTGGATTTGAAGGTGCAGTCAAAGGACACCTCTATTTGATGCTATCCGAGATTACCCGTCAGCAAATTTCCTGTAATCGTATTTCCAACAATCGAATTCAGTCCTCGAAGATTGAACGACTCAAGACGGTTATCCTCTATATCCAGCAAAATTATGAACATCCAATCCGACTTTCAGAGCTTGCAGACCTTATTCCGATGAGCGAAGGCCAGTTCTGCCGATTCTTCAAATCGATGACACGGCAAACGCCGATCGATTATATCAATGCCTATCGGATCCGTCAGGCTGTCGAACTATTAAGACAACCTGACAAGAAAATCTCCGATATTGCATTAGAAGTAGGCTACGACAACATCAGTTATTTCATTCGTGTATTCCGAAAAACGATGAATTCATCGCCTTCCGAATTCCGCAAAAATTTATTAGAACAAGTGCACATCTAG
- a CDS encoding response regulator transcription factor, with product MIKVLIVDDEPKLREGLKAFIDWDSLGYTVVDTAANGNEALIKYDLHVPDLVLADIRMPGMDGLKLIQKLREIDEHLHILILSGYADFDYAKQAIAHQVDGYLLKPVDEDELITYLKDIKQQIDSEKISEQWKHVTKVWTREALIQSVLTETSNEGEDSTILNKKAEELGLVWRNYQVLLISVHPQDESDTKLSALLKRKLMDKFEDTGRGWVFYIHAQIGILLKEPLLSVELDQLYKWIDSQLIDFGVYFSVALGRKVSTLHEIGQSYVDARELIKHHFFLDNGNVLCLDSSNIECNSEDSGELHTHSLSDQIYYAIDIGNLETMKSLVRRTGKFFVSEGYSELEIKRRFSEILTSILNKASKQYPELQDRSIEYGDYLAEIYQVRTIQGLFEKIDFFLMQMMSHLSDGGSHREVKIMLDLIHRNFGDNLKLETLSGVFNYNSAYLGKLFKNETGEYFNTYLDKVRIEKAKGFLEEGYKVYQVAEKVGYTNVDYFHSKFRKYVGTSPSAYRKEVVGHV from the coding sequence ATGATAAAAGTGCTGATAGTTGATGATGAGCCAAAACTAAGAGAAGGATTAAAGGCTTTTATCGATTGGGATTCTCTTGGCTATACCGTTGTGGATACGGCGGCGAACGGAAACGAAGCCTTAATTAAATATGATTTGCATGTCCCTGATTTGGTGTTAGCTGATATCCGTATGCCCGGAATGGACGGTCTGAAGCTGATTCAAAAACTACGGGAGATCGATGAACATTTACACATATTGATCTTAAGTGGTTACGCTGATTTTGACTATGCCAAACAAGCCATTGCTCACCAGGTTGATGGTTATCTACTAAAACCGGTGGATGAAGATGAGCTAATCACTTATTTAAAAGATATAAAACAACAAATTGATAGCGAAAAAATATCTGAGCAATGGAAACATGTCACTAAAGTATGGACACGCGAAGCACTAATTCAATCGGTATTAACAGAAACCTCCAATGAGGGAGAGGACTCCACTATTCTTAATAAGAAAGCGGAGGAACTAGGGTTAGTATGGAGAAACTATCAGGTGTTGTTGATTTCCGTGCACCCTCAAGATGAAAGTGATACGAAGCTTTCAGCGTTGCTCAAGAGAAAGCTCATGGATAAGTTCGAGGATACAGGACGCGGTTGGGTGTTCTATATCCATGCACAGATCGGTATATTATTGAAGGAACCCCTTCTTAGTGTGGAATTGGATCAACTCTACAAATGGATTGATTCCCAATTGATTGATTTTGGGGTTTATTTCAGCGTTGCATTGGGACGCAAAGTGAGTACTTTACATGAGATTGGTCAGTCCTACGTGGACGCACGAGAGCTGATTAAACATCATTTTTTTTTAGATAATGGGAACGTATTGTGCTTGGATTCATCCAATATAGAATGCAATAGCGAGGATTCTGGCGAGTTACATACTCATTCACTGAGTGATCAAATCTATTACGCGATTGACATCGGAAATCTGGAGACGATGAAATCGCTAGTGCGCCGAACGGGGAAGTTCTTTGTTTCAGAGGGCTATAGTGAATTGGAGATTAAACGTCGTTTCTCAGAGATATTGACCTCTATTCTTAATAAAGCGTCGAAACAGTATCCTGAACTCCAGGATCGTAGCATAGAGTATGGTGATTATCTGGCTGAAATTTATCAAGTGCGGACCATTCAAGGATTGTTTGAAAAGATAGATTTCTTCCTGATGCAAATGATGAGTCATTTGAGTGACGGTGGCTCGCACCGCGAAGTGAAAATCATGCTCGATCTCATTCATCGAAACTTCGGTGATAACCTTAAGCTGGAGACGTTGTCAGGTGTCTTTAATTATAACAGTGCTTATTTAGGGAAATTGTTCAAGAATGAGACAGGGGAATACTTCAATACTTACCTCGATAAAGTGCGGATTGAGAAAGCCAAAGGCTTCTTGGAAGAGGGCTACAAAGTATATCAAGTAGCTGAGAAAGTAGGCTATACGAATGTGGATTATTTCCACAGCAAATTCAGGAAATATGTAGGAACGTCACCTTCAGCATATCGAAAAGAAGTTGTAGGGCACGTTTAA
- a CDS encoding ABC transporter ATP-binding protein produces the protein MKSHEGNKPTAFETLKRLISLGKPYWGRYFILCIIVAVLSLTSVALAESLRRIVNATVDGNMAGLISGGIFAIGVVVVDGAGNFAKTYVSGVLEYKSVAKLQASVLSKLMKVRMENLEQHHSADLISRINDSAPAAQMGINEKTIDMIENILKIVFMLTYLVSLQYMLTLGTILICATIPLIMVPFTRKLRAMHEERQKVATEQQTFIQDAIQGAEVVRSFSLAGKLKEQFMKRAQEHLRIHFRVTRVEAVGYNLPFAVILGGLLYVLSFGGYLVIKGTLDVGAVAAFLISFEQISQPVARLSNLWTELQSSMAQGNRLFSILDLEEEGSSIPSQDQNYTHVNQDKFPSIKFEQVGFRYGEGADVLKGLSLEIKSGKVTAIAGPSGSGKSTILNLLMAAYEPNEGSIYCGDISLRDIRPKDWRNEIAYVSQDPYLFTGTLFENIAWGRLGATREDVMNAARAAGIHDFIMSTLQQYETIIGERGLTLSGGERQRMSIARAFVREPRLLLLDEPTAALDSHNEELVQQALKELMHDRTTVVVAHRLSTIRDADLIYYLENGEVVESGTHNELMILEGNYMDMVSKSLDKGTLQSQREEVGA, from the coding sequence ATGAAGAGCCACGAAGGGAATAAACCTACTGCATTTGAAACTTTAAAGCGTTTAATTAGCTTAGGCAAGCCCTACTGGGGCCGTTATTTCATTCTTTGTATCATCGTTGCTGTTCTGTCTCTGACTAGTGTTGCCTTAGCAGAATCTTTACGACGGATTGTGAATGCGACGGTCGATGGAAATATGGCGGGACTCATCTCAGGGGGAATTTTTGCGATCGGAGTCGTTGTTGTTGATGGAGCTGGTAATTTCGCCAAAACCTATGTATCCGGTGTCCTGGAATACAAATCGGTAGCTAAACTACAAGCCTCCGTATTATCTAAGCTTATGAAGGTCCGAATGGAGAACTTAGAGCAGCACCACTCGGCGGATTTGATTAGCCGGATCAATGATTCAGCACCAGCGGCACAAATGGGGATAAACGAGAAGACGATTGATATGATCGAAAATATCCTGAAAATCGTTTTTATGCTTACGTATTTAGTATCGCTTCAGTACATGTTGACTTTAGGAACGATCCTCATTTGTGCTACGATTCCTCTAATTATGGTTCCCTTCACGCGTAAGCTTCGAGCTATGCATGAGGAGAGACAGAAAGTTGCAACGGAGCAGCAGACATTTATTCAAGACGCCATTCAGGGAGCAGAAGTAGTACGCTCTTTTTCATTGGCAGGCAAACTGAAGGAACAATTTATGAAGCGTGCTCAGGAGCATCTTCGAATTCATTTCCGGGTTACCCGTGTTGAAGCGGTGGGATATAATTTACCCTTTGCGGTGATTCTTGGTGGTTTGTTATATGTCCTATCATTTGGTGGTTATCTTGTGATCAAAGGTACCCTTGATGTAGGAGCAGTAGCGGCCTTTCTCATTAGCTTTGAGCAAATTTCTCAGCCTGTCGCTCGTCTCTCCAATCTTTGGACTGAATTACAATCCTCTATGGCACAAGGAAATCGTTTGTTTAGCATTCTGGATCTGGAAGAGGAAGGGAGCAGTATACCATCGCAAGATCAGAATTACACCCATGTGAATCAAGACAAATTTCCTTCTATTAAATTTGAGCAAGTAGGCTTCCGTTATGGGGAAGGAGCGGATGTCTTGAAAGGGCTCTCATTAGAGATTAAGTCTGGAAAAGTCACGGCAATTGCGGGTCCTAGTGGTAGCGGTAAAAGCACCATTCTGAACCTATTAATGGCTGCTTATGAACCAAATGAAGGAAGTATATATTGCGGTGATATTTCGCTTCGAGACATTCGTCCCAAGGATTGGCGTAACGAAATTGCTTATGTATCACAAGATCCTTATCTATTCACGGGTACGTTGTTTGAAAATATTGCTTGGGGTAGACTTGGCGCAACCCGGGAGGATGTTATGAATGCTGCACGAGCTGCGGGAATTCATGATTTCATTATGTCGACACTACAGCAGTATGAGACGATTATTGGCGAGCGAGGACTGACCTTGTCTGGTGGTGAACGACAAAGGATGTCTATCGCTAGAGCATTCGTACGTGAACCCAGATTATTGCTATTAGATGAACCAACGGCTGCGCTCGATAGTCATAATGAGGAACTCGTCCAGCAAGCTTTGAAAGAGCTAATGCATGACAGGACAACGGTTGTTGTAGCACATCGTTTGTCGACGATTCGGGATGCTGACCTTATTTATTATCTAGAAAATGGAGAAGTTGTTGAGTCTGGTACTCATAATGAACTGATGATACTAGAAGGAAATTATATGGATATGGTCTCTAAAAGTTTAGATAAGGGCACTCTCCAGTCTCAGAGAGAAGAGGTAGGAGCATGA
- a CDS encoding ABC transporter ATP-binding protein — MNTSTPNRQSFRNVLGRLLQFVRPYRMGFIVAMMLLIAKLVMDVGFATVQQLFIDTITSADMSALLRLTMICGIVCLLVLVCLMLQHYLRFVVQFRMVWDLRASLFDKSNRLPFRVLQSMHSGDLSSRNNKDADKAMDMVGSVVYDLAYNILLCFVSFLYLARMDIWISLLALGSGPVVFLSGRFFDRRLRVLSGDILMKEAELRALLQEVLQGMKVVRAFGLEGPLLNRYVEKREQLNVLQRKRTILSGLLWQTSAFVNNTVMVACAGLIAYSSLHGGTTAGGVLAFIILMGRVQWPFVHMSQTWGGVQESLGASDRVFAVLDMPSEREEKSPEAAESHLLSDKEALSMNHVYFNHRSSDGVDTPLFKGLNLRVVPGETVAVVGPSGSGKSTLIRLCCGLYEPDQGSVSLFGSPLHEHLESTREFTTYVPQIPYLFSGTIRDNLIFGADGATDEEIIEAARLAGAEEFIAKLPDGYDTVLGEHGSTLSGGQRQRLAIARAFLRKAPLLLLDEATSALDNESEELVQHSLDLLMRERTTVVIAHRLSTVRNASRIIVLDRGEIVEEGTHDDLMEQEGMYAGLYRIQFQEKDKVQETA; from the coding sequence ATGAATACGAGTACTCCAAATCGCCAGTCATTTCGAAATGTGTTAGGGAGACTATTACAATTTGTACGCCCATACCGCATGGGTTTCATTGTCGCCATGATGCTTCTGATTGCGAAGTTAGTCATGGATGTAGGGTTCGCTACCGTTCAGCAGTTATTTATAGATACGATTACGAGTGCAGATATGAGCGCCCTACTACGACTAACGATGATTTGCGGGATCGTATGCTTACTCGTCTTGGTTTGCCTTATGCTGCAACATTACCTTCGGTTCGTTGTCCAGTTCCGCATGGTTTGGGATCTTAGGGCCAGCCTGTTTGATAAAAGTAATCGACTTCCTTTTCGTGTACTTCAATCCATGCATTCGGGGGACCTATCCTCTCGAAACAATAAAGATGCAGATAAGGCTATGGATATGGTAGGTAGTGTTGTATACGATCTGGCATATAACATTCTACTATGTTTTGTCTCCTTTCTATATTTGGCCCGTATGGACATATGGATCTCGCTGCTCGCGCTAGGCTCAGGCCCAGTCGTGTTTCTTTCAGGACGTTTCTTCGATCGAAGATTAAGAGTTTTATCAGGTGATATCCTGATGAAGGAAGCAGAACTTCGAGCGTTATTGCAGGAAGTACTGCAAGGTATGAAGGTCGTTCGGGCGTTTGGTTTGGAAGGTCCTCTACTGAATCGATATGTAGAGAAACGTGAACAACTAAATGTACTTCAACGTAAAAGAACGATACTTTCTGGTCTTCTATGGCAAACGTCTGCCTTTGTTAATAATACCGTAATGGTTGCTTGTGCAGGGTTGATTGCTTATTCTTCCCTACATGGGGGCACGACGGCAGGTGGGGTGCTGGCATTCATTATACTTATGGGTCGGGTACAGTGGCCTTTTGTCCATATGTCGCAAACATGGGGGGGAGTACAAGAGTCACTTGGAGCATCGGATCGTGTATTCGCTGTCCTAGATATGCCAAGCGAGCGTGAGGAGAAGTCTCCTGAGGCGGCTGAATCCCACCTACTTTCTGACAAAGAGGCTTTAAGTATGAATCATGTTTACTTCAATCATCGTTCAAGTGACGGAGTAGATACCCCATTATTTAAAGGGCTTAACTTACGCGTTGTTCCTGGGGAGACAGTTGCGGTAGTAGGGCCAAGTGGTTCAGGTAAGTCAACATTAATCAGGTTATGCTGTGGATTATATGAACCGGATCAAGGAAGTGTATCCCTGTTTGGTTCTCCTCTTCATGAACACCTGGAGAGTACTCGTGAATTTACGACTTATGTCCCACAAATCCCTTACCTCTTCTCGGGTACAATACGTGATAATCTTATCTTTGGCGCTGACGGAGCGACTGATGAAGAAATAATAGAAGCGGCAAGGCTTGCAGGGGCCGAAGAATTTATTGCTAAGTTACCTGATGGATACGACACGGTACTCGGGGAACATGGGTCTACTCTATCAGGAGGACAACGTCAACGATTGGCTATTGCGCGCGCTTTCCTACGTAAGGCCCCGCTGCTATTATTAGATGAAGCAACATCAGCATTAGACAACGAATCGGAAGAGCTTGTGCAACATTCGTTAGACCTGCTCATGCGCGAACGGACGACTGTAGTCATTGCACATCGATTGTCTACGGTACGGAATGCCTCTAGAATTATCGTGTTAGATCGAGGAGAAATCGTTGAAGAAGGTACCCATGATGACCTAATGGAACAAGAAGGTATGTACGCGGGGCTATATCGGATACAGTTTCAAGAAAAGGATAAGGTGCAGGAAACTGCGTAG
- a CDS encoding glycoside hydrolase family 43 protein, which produces MNINREYINPLVEQRADPWVYKHSDGYYYFTASVPEYDRIEVRRAVTLEGLKEAETVVAWRKYESGPLSANIWAPEIHYIDGKWYIYFAAARTTETKEGLFDHRMFVLENASPNPLEGVWEEKGQILTQWESFALDATTFEHRGVLYYVWAQKDPNIEGNSNLYISEMSNPWTLIGKQVMISTPEYDWEIIGFKVNEGAAILKRNGRIFMSFSASATDHNYCMGLLTANEDADLLDSRSWVKSPQPVFQTNEETGQYGPGHNSFTVSEDGLDVMIYHARNYKEITGDPLYDPNRHTRAQVIEWNEDGTPNFGIPVKDGVRAL; this is translated from the coding sequence ATGAACATAAATAGAGAATATATTAATCCGCTGGTGGAGCAGCGAGCAGACCCGTGGGTCTACAAACATAGTGATGGTTATTATTACTTTACGGCTTCTGTACCAGAATATGATCGGATTGAGGTTCGCAGGGCCGTTACGCTTGAAGGTTTGAAAGAGGCAGAGACTGTTGTCGCATGGCGGAAATACGAATCCGGGCCGCTAAGCGCCAACATCTGGGCTCCAGAAATCCATTATATTGATGGAAAATGGTACATTTATTTCGCTGCGGCTAGAACCACGGAGACCAAGGAAGGACTTTTTGATCACCGGATGTTTGTGCTGGAGAATGCTTCACCTAATCCACTTGAAGGTGTTTGGGAGGAGAAGGGCCAAATACTTACGCAGTGGGAATCCTTTGCACTGGATGCTACCACGTTTGAGCACCGGGGAGTATTATATTATGTTTGGGCGCAGAAGGACCCCAATATTGAGGGTAACTCCAATCTATATATATCAGAGATGAGCAACCCGTGGACGTTGATTGGGAAACAAGTCATGATCTCTACACCTGAGTACGATTGGGAGATCATCGGTTTCAAAGTCAATGAAGGCGCGGCGATATTGAAGCGGAATGGCCGTATCTTTATGAGTTTTTCCGCTAGTGCTACCGATCATAACTATTGCATGGGGCTCCTAACAGCTAATGAAGACGCTGATTTACTAGATTCACGTTCATGGGTGAAATCTCCGCAACCTGTATTCCAAACGAATGAGGAGACAGGGCAATATGGACCGGGTCATAATAGCTTTACGGTATCCGAGGATGGCCTTGATGTGATGATCTATCATGCACGTAATTATAAAGAAATTACTGGCGATCCACTGTACGACCCTAATCGTCATACTAGAGCGCAGGTTATAGAGTGGAATGAAGATGGCACACCTAACTTCGGCATCCCTGTGAAAGATGGGGTACGAGCATTATAG